One stretch of Armigeres subalbatus isolate Guangzhou_Male chromosome 2, GZ_Asu_2, whole genome shotgun sequence DNA includes these proteins:
- the LOC134209639 gene encoding uncharacterized protein LOC134209639, which produces MTPTERFDVTKKNALCINCLSPSHQLKNCSSGACRVCNQKHHTMLHQRTNPSSSQQAHTQSSKLSSSSGSQSSSSPSVHINHSQSSHAKQLARFWEIESCHSSSTLSLEEAACEQHFARNTVQDSTGRFIVTLPKRESEFARLGSSKVIATRRFLSLERRLNADPQLKQAYTAFINEYEQLGHMKLIDNPDPRHPAYYLPHHCVVRPDSTTTKLRVVFDASCSTDTGMSLNDALMVDPQVQDDLVSIILRFRIPQFAVISDIEKMYRQIGMNSVDQQLQLILWSDSPSETMRTYQLTTVTYGTSSAPYLATKLSPELDQKAILQPQLP; this is translated from the exons ATGACACCTACCGAGCGGTTCGATGTTACGAAGAAGAACGCATTGTGTATTAACTGTCTTTCGCCATCCCATCAACTGAAGAACTGTTCGAGTGGAGCCTGTCGTGTGTGCAACCAAAAACATCATACGATGCTGCATCAAAGAACCAACCCATCATCCAGCCAACAAGCCCACACCCAATCATCGAAGTTATCGTCGTCGTCTGGTTCGCAGTCATCCTCTTCGCCTTCCGTTCACATAAACCACTCGCAGTCCTCTCATGCAA AACAATTGGCACGATTCTGGGAGATTGAGTCGTGTCACTCAAGCAGCACATTATCGTTAGAAGAAGCAGCATGTGAGCAGCATTTTGCTCGAAACACAGTTCAGGATTCTACCGGACGGTTCATCGTTACTCTGCCAAAGAGAGAATCAGAATTCGCAAGGCTTGGTAGCTCGAAAGTCATAGCCACTCGTAGGTTCCTATCCTTGGAACGCCGACTCAATGCCGATCCACAGCTAAAACAAGCATACACAGCGTTTATCAATGAGTATGAGCAGTTGGGACATATGAAGCTGATAGATAATCCAGATCCACGCCATCCAGCGTACTATCTCCCACACCACTGCGTCGTTCGACCAGATAGCACCACCACGAAGTTGAGAGTGGTGTTCGATGCATCCTGTTCGACTGACACCGGAATGTCTTTGAATGATGCCCTCATGGTTGATCCGCAAGTGCAAGATGACCTAGTTTCGATAATACTGCGGTTTCGCATCCCTCAATTCGCTGTCATTTCTGACATCGAAAAAATGTATAGGCAAATTGGGATGAACTCTGTCGATCAGCAACTCCAGCTTATTCTTTGGAGTGATTCGCCCTCCGAAACAATGCGAACCTATCAACTCACAACTGTGACATACGGAACGTCTTCGGCTCCATATCTCGCCACGAAACTCTCGCCGGAATTGGATCAGAAAGCCATCCTGCAGCCGCAGTTGCCATAA